A portion of the Lolium rigidum isolate FL_2022 chromosome 1, APGP_CSIRO_Lrig_0.1, whole genome shotgun sequence genome contains these proteins:
- the LOC124705355 gene encoding GDSL esterase/lipase At4g01130-like, with the protein MRIASSWQLLLPTAAVALCCCLCLGAAASERRCKFPAVFNFGDSNSDTGGFWAAFPAQPPPFGVTYFGRPTGRASDGRLVIDFIAQAIGLPLLSPYLQSVGSDFRHGANFATLASTALLPNTSVFVTGISPFSLAIQLRQMKEFSHRVIVSGGSSGQLPSPDVFRNSLYTIEVGQNDFTSNLASKGIEYVKQTLPSVARQISGTIQDLYSIGARKFMVFNMAPIGCYPAFLVELPHNGNDLDEYGCMTTYNSAVVYYNKLLNNSLARDRKTLQDASIVYVDKHSIMLELFQHPEAHGLKYATKACCGYGDGAYNFNPDLYCGNTKLVNGQPTSATACRDPQNYVSWDGIHATEAANNIMASAAMSGSYSYPPSELVKLCES; encoded by the exons ATGAGGATCGCGTCCTCGTGGCAGCTGCTCCTGCCGACGGCTGCCGTGGCGCTGTGCTGCTGCTTATGCCTCGGCGCCGCGGCCAGCGAGAGGCGGTGCAAGTTCCCGGCCGTGTTCAACTTCGGCGACTCAAACTCCGACACCGGCGGCTTCTGGGCCGCCTTCCCGGCGCAGCCGCCACCGTTCGGCGTCACctacttcggcaggcccaccggtCGCGCCTCCGACGGCCGACTCGTCATCGACTTCATAG CTCAGGCCATCGGGCTGCCGTTGCTGAGCCCCTACCTGCAGTCCGTCGGCTCCGACTTCCGGCATGGCGCCAACTTCGCCACGTTGGCCTCGACGGCGCTGCTGCCCAACACGTCGGTCTTCGTCACCGGGATCAGCCCCTTCTCACTCGCCATCCAGCTCCGGCAGATGAAGGAATTCAGCCACAGAGTGATCGTCTCCGGTGGCAGTAGTG GACAGCTTCCCTCGCCAGATGTTTTCAGGAATTCTCTGTACACGATAGAGGTTGGCCAGAATGATTTCACCTCCAACCTAGCATCCAAGGGAATTGAATATGTCAAGCAAACTCTTCCTTCAGTTGCCAGACAGATTTCGGGGACAATACAG GACTTATACAGCATCGGGGCACGCAAGTTCATGGTGTTTAACATGGCTCCAATcggatgctacccagctttcctcGTGGAGCTTCCGCATAACGGCAATGATCTTGATGAGTATGGCTGTATGACGACCTACAATAGCGCGgttgtctactacaacaaactcCTCAACAACAGCTTGGCCAGGGATAGGAAGACACTGCAGGATGCGTCAATCGTGTACGTAGACAAACATTCCATCATGCTCGAGCTGTTCCAGCATCCAGAAGCTCATG GGTTGAAGTACGCGACAAAGGCATGCTGCGGATACGGTGACGGAGCTTACAATTTTAACCCTGATCTCTATTGTGGTAACACCAAGCTTGTTAATGGCCAACCTACAAGTGCGACGGCCTGCCGAGACCCACAAAACTACGTGAGCTGGGATGGGATCCATGCCACGGAAGCTGCAAACAATATCATGGCTTCTGCAGCGATGAGTGGATCCTACTCATATCCGCCTTCTGAACTTGTAAAACTTTGCGAGTCATAG
- the LOC124685062 gene encoding uncharacterized protein LOC124685062, with the protein MASLKLTAVLAVLAVCSALAATTPATAYPPESCGTQNSYFINCLRRGFGERCCAMVETPRCFCQVEREAEIHCVPGRSCPSRGLAKVVKVAEMHLRCMKNLKCKRA; encoded by the coding sequence ATGGCATCCCTGAAGCTCACCGCTGTGCTCGCCGTTCTCGCCGTCTGCTCCGCTCTCGCGGCGACGACGCCGGCGACGGCGTACCCGCCCGAGAGCTGCGGAACGCAGAACAGCTACTTCATCAACTGCCTCCGCCGCGGGTTCGGCGAGAGGTGCTGCGCAATGGTCGAGACCCCGAGGTGCTTCTGCCAGGTGGAGCGGGAGGCGGAGATCCACTGCGTTCCCGGCCGGAGCTGCCCCAGCCGTGGCCTCGCCAAGGTCGTCAAGGTCGCCGAGATGCACCTCCGCTGCATGAAGAACCTCAAGTGCAAGCGTGCCTAA